In Myxococcales bacterium, the DNA window CGATCTCCTTACGCTTCTTGGCGATGTCGCGTGACGAGAGCTTGGTGAGGTCGACCCGTCGCCTGTCCTTCGGACCGCGCACGCCCGTCTCGAGCACGTCGTCGACGGTGTCGGGCTCGGGGGTCTCCTCCGTCAAGCGGACGAGCTCGTAGGCCCTCTCGGACCCGACCTCGATGGCCTTCTCGCGCGACACGGAGCGAGCGATCGCGACGAGCTTGTACGCCTGCGACTTGCCCATGACCTTCCGCGCGTCGAGGAGCTCGCCGAACGAGGCGACCCCGGCTTGGAGGTAGAGCTTCTTGTCGACGATCTCCTTCAGGGCCACGCCGATGTCGTAAAAGTCCTCGACGATGCGGGCCTTGCGGCGCTCGATCGTCTCGAGCAAAGACTCGAGCCGCCGCCTCTGCGCCGGGCTCGCCTTCACGCCGGTGAGCGCGGCCTTCCGCACCACGGAAAGGGCCTTCGTCGTCGCCTTCTTCGCTGCCATCGCTCTCTCCCCTTCGTCGACCGGGCTCTCCATTCCAGGCGCCTGGAAAATTTTTCCAGGCGCCTGGAATGAAACCCATGCAAGCCCGGTGTGTCTGCGCGAGGTCCCCCTCGCGGCCTCGATGATGGCACGACGTGGGCGCGTTCGACCGAGGAATCACGGCCCCGAAGGCCGTTGGCTCCGACACCCGTCAGTCGCCGAGCTCCGACGGATCGATGCCCAGCTCCGAGGGCGTGACCCCGAGGCGCGCGACGAGCCTCTGGAGAAACCTCCGGCTCACGCCCGCGAGCTCGGCCGCGTGCGTGACGTTCCCCCCCGCACGCGCGAGCACGCTCTTCACGTAGAGGAGCTCGAAGTTCTCCGTCCACGCGACCCTCGCGTCCTTGAGGGGCAGATGCAGCGGGGGCAGCTCGTCGATGCGCGCGCCCAAATCCGGCGGCCTCTGCACCGGGCCGGGGCGGATCGTCCCGAGGAGCATGGCGCGCTCGACGACGTGGGCGAGCTCGCGCACGTTCCCCGGGAAGCTCCGATGATCGAGCCGCGCGAGGAAGGGCTCGGGTAGCTCTCCCTCGCCGCCACGAGCACGGAAGAAATGCGTCGCGAGCAGGCGGACGTCGTCCGGGCGAGAGCGCAGGGGAGGGAGCACGATCTCGACCACGGCGAGCCGATAGTAGAGGTCCTCGCGGAACGTCCCCTCGTTGACGCAGCGATCGAGGGGACGGTTCGTCGCGGCGAGCACACGCACGTCGACCGAGCGCACCGTGTTCGACCCGACGCGGCGCAACGTGCGGGTCTCGAGCACACGGAGGAGCTTCGCCTGGAGCGCGAGGGGCAGCTCGCCGAGCTCGTCGAGGAAGAGCGTGCCGCCATCGGCCTCTTCGAACACCCCGGCCCGATCCTGCGTGGCGCCGCTGAAGGCCCCTTTCACGTGACCGAAGAGCTCCGACTCGAAGAGGTTCTCGGGGATGGTGCTGCAGTCGAGGGCGACGAAGGGGCCCTTCCTCCGCGACGATGCGGCGTGGACGCTCCGCGCGACGACCTCCTTGCCCGTCCCGGTCTCGCCGCGAACGAGGAGCGTGCTGTCGGTCGGGGCCACACGCTCGAGGATGGCGTAGATTCGCCGCATCTCGAGGCTCTGGCCGATGAGCTCGCCGAAGCCCGTGCGGTCGGAGATCTCCACGTAGTCCCCGTCGTCGAGGTCGGCTTCGAC includes these proteins:
- a CDS encoding sigma 54-dependent Fis family transcriptional regulator, whose protein sequence is MVDDDFPDDETRRVESPLTARPRSLTVELVVVQGPARGERVRVPAGGVARIGSSSTCDLVLPDKSVSRLHCEVRLRSKSILVRDSGSTNGTSAMGMRLVEAEVPAGTVLSLGGSAVRVEADLDDGDYVEISDRTGFGELIGQSLEMRRIYAILERVAPTDSTLLVRGETGTGKEVVARSVHAASSRRKGPFVALDCSTIPENLFESELFGHVKGAFSGATQDRAGVFEEADGGTLFLDELGELPLALQAKLLRVLETRTLRRVGSNTVRSVDVRVLAATNRPLDRCVNEGTFREDLYYRLAVVEIVLPPLRSRPDDVRLLATHFFRARGGEGELPEPFLARLDHRSFPGNVRELAHVVERAMLLGTIRPGPVQRPPDLGARIDELPPLHLPLKDARVAWTENFELLYVKSVLARAGGNVTHAAELAGVSRRFLQRLVARLGVTPSELGIDPSELGD